Genomic DNA from bacterium:
AACGCTGGGCATCCCGCATTCATCGGTCGCCCTCATCGAATCGTCCGGCGTCGCCTTTCGGCTCGCGTCGCCCGCGGAGGGAGTCGCCGACCTCGAGCAGGGGGGCGTGCTTCCTTTCCCGAGCACGGTCCTGAGCGAGGTAGTCAAAGGCAGCGAGCCGCGGTACCGATCTGACCTCCGGGCCGAATCGACCGACTACGAAGTCGACCGCAAGCTCATCGCCGCCGGTTATCTTTCCGATTACCTCGTACCGCTGACGCACGAAGGCGAGTGCATCGGAACCCTGAACTGCGCTTCTCCAAATGTCGACGGCATCCCCGAGGACACTCGCCGGCTCGTTCGCCTGCTCGCGCCCCGCCTTGCCGGGTACATCGCGAACGCCCGCCTCTTCGACGAACTAGAGGCCAGTGAGCGCCGACTCCGCACCCTGATCTCCAACCTCCCAGGAGCGGTCTATCGCCGCGACGCCGACGACGAATGGTCGGTCCAGTTCGTTAGTGACGAAATGGAGAGACTGACCGGATATCCCGCCGGTGATTTTCGCGGAGGCGCCGGATGGACCTACTCGAGCCTCGTGCATCCCGACGACCTCGAGAGGGTCCGGCGCATCGTGGCCGATGCCGTCGAGCGCAAGGAACCGTACGTCCTCGAGTACCGGATCGTCACCGCCGAGGGTCGAGAAAAATGGGTCTACGAAAAGGGGCGGGCCGAGTACGGAGAGGACGGGGCTCCGCTCTGGCTGGACGGCGCGACCTTCGACGTCACCGATCGAAAGCTGGCGGAGCAAGCACTGAAAGAAAGCGAAACGCTGCTGGTGGAGGCGCAGCGCATCGGACGGGTGGCAAGTTGGGACTGGGATGTAGCGAGGGATCGGCTCACGATAACCCAGGAGCTCCACAACCTGCTCGGAACCGACGAGGCTACGTTCACTCCAAACGCCGCCTCGTTTCTCGAGCGTGTCCATCCCGAGGATCGTGAGCGGGTCGCCGAACGCATGAACGCCGCCCTGAAACGAGACGAGCCCTACAACGTACAGTTCCGGCTCGAACAGCCCGGGGGTGCGGTGGTGCACTTGCACAGCATCGGGCACGTGGACCGCGACGACGGCGGCAAGGCCGCCCGCATGGTCGGAATGGTGCAGGACATCAGCGATCGCATCCGGGCGGAAGAAGAACGGCGCCAGCTCGAGAATCAAATGCGGGAGTCACAGAAGCTCGAGAGTCTCGGCGTACTCGCCGGCGGTATCGCCCACGATTTCAACAACCTCCTGGTAAGCGTCCTGGGTGGCACGGAGCTGGCGCTGCAATACATCGACTCCTCGTCGCCGGCGCGCGAACACCTGGAAGACGTCATGACCGCCGCCGACCGGGCGGCGGATCTCGCCAATCAGATGCTGGCCTATTCGGGCAAGGGCCAGTTCATGGTCGAGCCGACGGACCTCTCGGTGCTCATCAGAGAGATTTCGCAGCTGGTCGAGGTCTCGGTGTCCAAGAAGATCCGCGTCGCACTGGAGCTTGCCGAGGACCTCCCTGCCGTCCAAGTCGACGTTACCCAGATTCGGCAGATCGCACTCAATCTCGTGACCAACGCGGCGGAGGCGATCGGGGACAAGGCCGGCACGATCTCGATCGCGACCGGATCCGTTCACTGGGCTCGGGACTACCTTGCGGAAGGGTACGCAGCCGACGAGGCTCGCGACGGAGTCTACGTCTACATGGAGGTGACAGACAGCGGCGCGGGCATGGACAGCCAAACCCGGGAAAACATCTTCGATCCGTTCTTCACCACCAAATCCACGGGCCGCGGTTTGGGACTCGCGGCCGTACTCGGCATCGTCCGCGGACACAAGGGCGCCATCCGGGTGGAAAGTGAACCGAACCTCGGCACGACGATCCGTGTCCTGTTGCCGGCGAGCGACCAGACACCGACCCAGCGAGCGCCCGAGCCAGTGCCCGATGAGGAATGGCAGGGGAACGGGACCATTCTGCTGGCCGACGACGAACCTACGGTGCGATCCGTAGCCCACGCGATGCTCTCCCGGCTGGGCTTCAAGGTCCTGGTCGCCGAAGACGGCAAGGAAGGGGTCGAGATGTTCCGCCGGCACGCGGACGAGATCGTGCTGGTTGTCCTCGACCTCGCGATGCCCACCATGGGTGGTGAAGAGGCGTTCCGCGAGATCCGCCGGATCAAGAGCGACGCCAAGGTCGTGCTCTCGAGCGGTTTTACCGAACAAGATACGACGAACCGGTTTGCCGACCGGGGCCTTGCCGGTTTCATCCAGAAACCGTACCGGCTCGCCGAGTTGACTCGGACGATTCGCGCCGCCCTCGAGTCTTGACCCACCGCCCACCCAAAGGGGCGGTGCATCTGCGCGACCTCAGCCGTAGGCTGAGCTTTGACCTCAGCAGAAGGCCGGTCGGGATCCGCCATGAGCGCTGCCCACTACGACGAACTGACACGACGAGAGGTCGTCAAG
This window encodes:
- a CDS encoding PAS domain-containing protein → TLGIPHSSVALIESSGVAFRLASPAEGVADLEQGGVLPFPSTVLSEVVKGSEPRYRSDLRAESTDYEVDRKLIAAGYLSDYLVPLTHEGECIGTLNCASPNVDGIPEDTRRLVRLLAPRLAGYIANARLFDELEASERRLRTLISNLPGAVYRRDADDEWSVQFVSDEMERLTGYPAGDFRGGAGWTYSSLVHPDDLERVRRIVADAVERKEPYVLEYRIVTAEGREKWVYEKGRAEYGEDGAPLWLDGATFDVTDRKLAEQALKESETLLVEAQRIGRVASWDWDVARDRLTITQELHNLLGTDEATFTPNAASFLERVHPEDRERVAERMNAALKRDEPYNVQFRLEQPGGAVVHLHSIGHVDRDDGGKAARMVGMVQDISDRIRAEEERRQLENQMRESQKLESLGVLAGGIAHDFNNLLVSVLGGTELALQYIDSSSPAREHLEDVMTAADRAADLANQMLAYSGKGQFMVEPTDLSVLIREISQLVEVSVSKKIRVALELAEDLPAVQVDVTQIRQIALNLVTNAAEAIGDKAGTISIATGSVHWARDYLAEGYAADEARDGVYVYMEVTDSGAGMDSQTRENIFDPFFTTKSTGRGLGLAAVLGIVRGHKGAIRVESEPNLGTTIRVLLPASDQTPTQRAPEPVPDEEWQGNGTILLADDEPTVRSVAHAMLSRLGFKVLVAEDGKEGVEMFRRHADEIVLVVLDLAMPTMGGEEAFREIRRIKSDAKVVLSSGFTEQDTTNRFADRGLAGFIQKPYRLAELTRTIRAALES